In the genome of Phoenix dactylifera cultivar Barhee BC4 unplaced genomic scaffold, palm_55x_up_171113_PBpolish2nd_filt_p 000853F, whole genome shotgun sequence, one region contains:
- the LOC103723516 gene encoding DNA-directed RNA polymerases II, IV and V subunit 12, producing the protein MDPQPEPVSYICGDCGAENTLKPGDVIQCRECGYRILYKKRTRRIVQYEAR; encoded by the exons ATGGATCCCCAGCCTGAGCCTGTGAGCTATATTTGTGGAG ATTGCGGGGCAGAGAATACTTTGAAACCTGGTGATGTGATTCAATGCAGAGAGTGTGGATACCGCATCCTGTACAAGAAGCGCACTCGGAGAA TTGTTCAGTATGAAGCGCGCTGA